From the genome of Enoplosus armatus isolate fEnoArm2 chromosome 21, fEnoArm2.hap1, whole genome shotgun sequence, one region includes:
- the buc gene encoding bucky ball, with amino-acid sequence MDDGGKQPHTFGSGQQRAHHPRPFFYVQPPSQPYYLYQHWQMNNPYSYYGLPGGFNFGRPCVHPYQYMQYPGYVFPHAPIYPMDHRRMFEPRFHAPPWNDMPRQQHHPQPHGRREMACSEAQTDPSDAITKLIECLDKIRGSELQGAERELDSGVASQSSGMFSPREERKSDEQGHILPSAPDVSHLKSPAVTFSDSTTAVYDGESSQRSLDGLSPQGCWSGELEEELPLDSSSVHEECPELEQPAADEHFLPLGRAEVADIQSDTSVTDPSVPKCDAKELLKQSADPVLPSTPSVPPPSFSSSQPTIKDAKSGEKVLKTEHQKAGPSYQILKLPFESVLTPGDAEAGHLSSPAAPYYYNYLSMHTTHERMSVLSPSLDELSSRDEMFSTDLDDADLFPKHVYPGRRLAEVVSGSPQAAQEVEEVWLPGSKRFMCACCGKSLAKGAGRSKIHSSKMYRDEAGDSEEESRYGRGCEQPVRVVVRKHSAPRKPQSVPLRHAAKPWYKRGQYKDPSDPVNQEEGHDVCKQEPADGEIGEMTGSELQCRTCQDGLCREDVTTSDQGRWGDGGVIPRRRQATALQRQEMSTQRKVTYHRPRDEDNDEDEPPLLHWERGSTMRGEPRC; translated from the exons ATGGACG ATGGAGGCAAACAACCACATACATTTGGGAGCGGACAACAGAGAGCTCACCATCCCAGACCTTTTTTCTACGTCCAGCCACCATCTCAACCTTACTACCTCTACCAGCACTGGCAGATGAACAACCCATACAGTTACTATGGTTTGCCTGGAG GTTTTAACTTTGGCCGTCCCTGCGTGCACCCTTACCAGTACATGCAGTATCCTGGGTATGTCTTCCCACATGCCCCGATATATCCAATGGACCACAGGCGAATGTTTGAACCTCGCTTCCACGCTCCCCCCTGGAATGACATGCCTCGCCAGCAGCATCACCCGCAGCCTCATGGGCGTCGAGAAATGGCCTGTTCAGAGGCTCAAACCGACCCCAGTGATGCCATAACAAAACTCATTGAATGCTTGGATAAGATCCGAGGCAGCGAGCTGCAGGGTGCTGAGAGAGAACTCGACTCAGGTGTTGCCTCACAGTCCTCGGGAATGTTTTCtccaagagaagagaggaaaagtgatGAGCAGGGTCACATCCTGCCATCAGCGCCTGACGTGAGCCACTTGAAGTCTCCAGCTGTGACCTTCAGTGACTCCACAACAGCGGTGTACGACGGTGAGTCCAGCCAAAGGAGCTTAGACGGCCTGAGCCCTCAGGGATGCTGGTCAGGAGAATTGGAAGAGGAGTTGCCTCTCGATAGCTCCTCTGTTCATGAAGAGTGTCCTGAGCTcgagcagccagcagctgacGAACACTTCCTCCCTCTTGGGAGAGCAGAGGTCGCGGATATCCAGTCAGATACCTCAGTGACCGATCCAAGTGTTCCCAAATGTGATGCTAAAGAGCTCCTGAAGCAGAGCGCAGATCCAGTCCTGCCCTCAACACCATCAGTGCCacctccttccttttcctccagTCAGCCAACGATCAAAGATGCTAAAAGTGGCGAAAAAGTCTTAAAGACAGAACATCAGAAAGCTGGTCCGAGCTACCAGATCCTCAAGCTGCCTTTTGAGAGCGTTTTGACACCTGGAGACGCTGAAGCCGGCCACCTCTCCTCCCCCGCTGCTccctactactacaactacctATCCATGCACACCACCCATGAGCGGATGAGTGTCCTCAGTCCATCTCTGGACGAGCTTTCCTCCAGAGATGAGATGTTCTCCACAGATCTGGATGATGCGGATCTTTTCCCCAAACATGTGTATCCAGGCAGGAGGCTTGCAGAAGTAGTGAGTGGGTCTCCACAAGCTGCTCAAGAAGTAGAGGAAGTGTGGCTGCCAGGCTCAAAGAGGTTCATGTGCGCCTGCTGTGGGAAAAGCCTTGCAAAAGGGGCGGGTAGAAGCAAAATCCACAGTTCAAAGATGTACAGGGATGAAGCCGGAGACTCTGAGGAGGAAAGCAGATATGGAAGAGGGTGTGAGCAGCCTGTCAGAGTGGTTGTGAGGAAGCACTCTGCTCCCAGGAAGCCTCAGTCTGTCCCACTGAGACATGCTGCCAAACCTTGGTATAAAAGAGGCCAATACAAAGATCCCTCGGATCCAGTCAACCAGGAGGAAGGTCACGATGTTTGTAAGCAGGAGCCAGCTGATGGTGAGATTGGAGAGATGACTGGTAGCGAGCTGCAGTGCAGAACGTGTCAGG ACGGACTCTGCAGAGAAGACGTGACCACGTCAGATCAGGGCAGGTGGGGAGACGGTGGCGTGATTCCCAGGAGGAGACAAGCAACCGCTCTGCAGCGACAAG AGATGAGCACTCAGAGGAAAGTGACGTACCACAGGCCAAGAGATGAGGACAACGATGAGGACGAGCCGCCACTGTTACACTGGGAGAGAG gcTCCACGATGAGAGGAGAACCAAGATGTTAA